ATCTTCCAGCACACCAAAAAAATTAGGCTGCGGGATGACCAGCGCGGCGATGTCTTCGCCATTAAAGCGCTGCAGCGCTGCCGGAACGGTATTACCCGCCTCGGTGCAGCACGCGACTTCTTCCAGCACCAGTCCCTGCCCGGTCGTAATGTTGTTTACCACCTCGCGGTAGCGTGGGTTGAGCGTGCTGGCAATAAGCAGCTTTCTTGATTTGGACTTGCGGTTGGCACGCACCGCCATCAAAGCGGCTTCCGCCACCGCTGATGCCCCATCGTAGAGCGAGGCATTGGACACTTCCATCCCGGTCAGCTCGCACATCATGGTCTGGTATTCGTAAATAAGCTGCAGCGTGCCCTGGCTGGCTTCGGCCTGGTACGGCGTGTAGGCGCTGTAAAACTCGCCACGCGTCGTGATCTGCCACACGGCGGCCGGTATGTGATGCTCGTAGGCGCCGGCACCGATGAAGCTGAGCCTGCTGCCGTCCGCAGCAGCACGCTCGTGCATCAGACGGGTCACTTCCATCTCTGCGGCCATTGCCGGCACCGCGGGCAGGCCGTCGATACGCAGATCTGCCGGTATTTCGTCGAACAGCTGCTCTATATCGTCAACACCGATGGTGTCGAGCATCTCGCTGATGTCTTCCGGCGTGTGCGGATTAAACGGCATTACTCGTCCTCGACGGCGGCCTGGTAGGCTTCGGCGTCGAGCAGCTTGGCCAGGTCGTCTTCATTGACCTGCTCAAGCCGCATGATCCAGCCATTGTCGTAGGGTTGCTCGTTGACCAGCTCGGGCTGGTCGGCCAGCGCCTCGTTGACCTCGGTAACCACACCTTCCACGGGCGAATAGACATCGGATGCGGCCTTGACCGACTCGACCACCGCACAGGCATCGCCGGCCGACAACTCGGATCCGACTTCCGGCACTTCGACGAAAACCAGTTCACCCAGCGAAGCCTGGGCATGATCGGTAATGCCGACGGTGATTCCGCCGCTTTCATCTTTTCGTATCCACTCGTGTGACTCGGTGTAATTGAGATCGCCAGGTATGTCACTCATAACGCTTACTCTCGGTTATTCAACGTTGACTTTGATTTGCCCCATGCGCACGAACGGCGGGCGCACAACCCGCACCGGCAGCCGTCGCCCGCGAATTTCAACTTCACAGCTCTCGCCTGTTGCCTTTGGCACCCGCGCCAGGCCGACCGACTTCTCCATTGTCGGCGAATAGGTACCGCTGGTGGTCTCACCCTCGCCTGCCGCGGTAACTATTTTCTGGTGCGCCCGCAAAACGCCACGCCCCAGCAACACCAGTCCAACCAGCTTCTGTTCCACGCCAGCGGCTTTTTGCTGTTCCAGTGCCGCGCGGCCGATAAAATCCCGGTCTTCGGGTTCCCAGGCCACCGTCCAGCCCAGCGCCGATACCAGGGGCGTGGTCGATTCATCCATGTCCTGGCCGTACAGGTTCATGCCCGCTTCCAGACGCAGCGTGTCGCGCGCGCCGAGGCCGCACGGTGCGACGCCTGCGTCTGCAAGCATCTGCCACAGTGCGGCGGCAGTATCACCGGGCAGGATAATTTCAAAACCGTCTTCGCCCGTGTAACCGGTACGGGCAACAAAATAATCGCCTATGGCTACAGCGTTGAAAGGTTTCAGTCCCAGCGCCTGTTCGCGACCGGCTTCGGCCAGGCAACCGGCGGCAAGCTCGCGCGCCTGCGGGCCCTGCACCGCGATCATCGCAAGATCATCGCGTTCTTTCACCGCAACGCCAAATTCCTCTGCCTGCAACGTGATCCAGGCGAGATCCTTGTCACGAGTCGCGGCGTTGACCACGGCGCGGAAAAAACTCTCATCGAGGTAATAGACGATCAGGTCATCGAGCACCCCGCCGCTTTCATTGAGCATGCAGGTGTACAAAGCCCTGCCAGGGGTTTTTAGTTTGGCGACATCGTTAGCCAGCAGGTAACGCAGGAACTCGCGCACCCGTTCGCCGTGCAGGTCAACCACGGTCATGTGCGAAACATCGAACATGCCGGCGGCCCGACGCACGGCGTGATGCTCGTCGATCTGCGAGCCGTAGTGCACCGGCATGTCCCAGCCGGCGAAGTCAACCATGCGCCCGCCAGCGGCTTTGTGCTGCTCGTAGAGGGGCGTGCGTTGCGCCATGTGCTTACTCCGACTTGCCAAACAAAAAAAGGACACGGGTCCTCACCCGCGCCCCTCTGTCCTGCAACCTGAGAGATCAGTGCTTGCGCACCTGCCCCTTCGGTGGGCTGAACGAGTCAGCCGCTCTCCAGAGCCGATCGGAGATATGCTCCCTGGTACCTGAGCGTTTCCGGGCGGGTTGCGCCTTCGGTGGCCCGGTCGCAGCCGGACTCTCTCGCATATATCCTGTTGATCGGAAGCCAAATGATACCACCTCGGTGCCGGTGACAGCGTCATGACCATTGCACTTCTGCGCCGGTGGTAGCTTGTAACTTTCGGAGTCCGAAAAAGTCATGGGTCACTACCGGCAACAACTTCCTAAATTGGGTGAACGAGATGACCGAACTAACTGAAATGCACTGCAAACCCTGCGAGGGCGGGGTCGAACCCATGAGCGCGACCGAGGCGCTCGAATGGCTGCCGAAGCTGGCTGAAGGCTGGTCCATTGACGAGACCGGCAGGGAAATCCGCAAGGACTTCGGGTTCACCGGCTTCTACAAGACCATGGCGTTCGTCAACGCGGTGGCCTGGATTGCCAACACCCAGGGCCACCATCCCGACCTGGAAGTCGGCTATCGCCACTGCCTGGTGCGCTACACCACCCACGCCATCGACGGCCTGTCCGAAAACGACTTCATCTGCGCCGCGCGCATCGACGCTCTGTAAAGATAAAGGGGTCAAGTCTGCCCATTTCCCATCTTTCGAAGCGCCCCGAGCCGGCCAACCGTGGCTGCGTCACGGGAAAATGGGAAATGGGCAGACTTGACCCCTGGTTCTTAACGACCCATGGCGCGTCGAATGACGGCTTGCTTCAGCGGTGTCAGGCGATTGAACAGTGACATGCCCACCTGGCGGGCGCGGCCTACCAGCGGCTGCTCCGCGCGGAACAGCCGGTTGAGCGCATCGAGTGAACCCATCATCAGCAGGTTTTCACTTTTACGCTCACGTTCGTAACGGCGCAGTACTGACAGATCACCCAGTTCTGCTGCGGCGACATCTCTGGCGACATCACTCAGCTTTGCGACATCGGCAAAGCCCAGATTCACGCCCTGCCCGGCCAGCGGATGCACCGCGTGCGCCGCATCGCCAACCAGCACGATATTCGGCCGCACATAGTCGACCGAATGCAGCAGCTGCAGCGGAAATGCCGCGCGGCGATCGCTGAGTGTCACCATGCCAAGCACGGCATCTGTTGCATCCTCTACCGCACGGTTGAACGGTTCCTGTTCGAGCGTCAGCAAGTGATCGGCATGCTCCGGTGTGGTCGACCACACGATTGACGAGCGGCCGTCGTAAAGCGGCAGCAAGGCAATGGGTCCATCAGCCAGAAACCTCTGGTAGGCGGTCTCGCGATGCTCGTTGCTTGTCGTGATGTGTGTGACCACGGCTTTTTGCTCGTACGACCAGCCACGCGTGTCGATGCCGGCCAGCTCGCGGGTGTGCGAACGCGCGCCGTCGGCGCCGATCAGCAATCGCGCCGAAACCCTGCGCCCGTCATCGAGCCGTACGGCAATGCCATCGTCACGCTGGTCGATACTCTCCACCCGGCAAGGGGTAAACAGCACCACCGATGACAGGCTGTCGAGACAACGGTGTAACGCCTGCTGGATACGCCGGTTCTCGATGATGAAACCAAGCTCCGGCTCGCCGATTTCCGCAGCATCGAAATGCACTACGTCGGCTGACTCCGGTGGCACCACGCTGTCCCACACACGCATTTCGCGATACGGCGAAATGGTGCCTGCATCGATGCGCTCCCAGGCGCCAAGCCGCTGCAGCAGCGCCTGCGACGCACGTGACACCGCCGACACACGCAGGTCGATATGCCCGTCATTGAGATCACCGCCAGGCATACGTGCCTCAATAATGGCAACACGCAGGCCGCGCTGGCCAAACGCTACCGCGGCGGCCGAGCCGACCATGCCGGCGCCGCTGATGATGATGTCGTAATCGCTCATCTCAGCCCCGATACGTTGTCGGCGCGTTGCCCAAATCTCTGTCTCACCTCAGACGAACACCGCGCGCCAGCCGCGGCAGCTTGCCGCGCAGGCCCATGGTCTGGCGGGCGAATGCCTTTCGTGGCGCACCGAGCAGGTCGAGCGCGACCAGGCCGGCGCCGCGGGCGAGCTTCACCGGCATGAATTCTGTCGTGAACAGGCGCACCAGCCCGTCGGTGAGGCTGACCACCCGGCTGTGATCGGCCTCGCGCCACTGTGCATAGCCACGCAAGGTTGCTGCGGCACCGGCGTCGTCGGCATCGGCGATGACGTCAGCCAGCGCGGCAACATCACGCAGCCCCAGGTTGAACCCCTGCCCCGCCACCGGGTGCAGACCATGGGCGGCATTACCGACCAGGACATGGCGATCGCCGTGGATACGTTCGGCCCTGACCAGGAACAGCGGGTAACTGTGGCGGCTGCCACAACGGGTGAGCCGGCCGAGACGGTGACCAAACGCTTCCTGCAGTGCCAGCAGAAATGCTGCGTCATCCAGCGCCAGCACGGTTTCGGCTTGCTGCGGCGGCAAGGTCCATACCACGGAGCAGCGACCATTGCTCATTGGCAGGAACGCCAGGGGGCCGGTGTCGGTAAACCGCTCGTAAGCAACATGCTCGTGAAATTTTTCCGGCGTTACGTTGGTAATCACAGCGGTCTGCCCGTAATGAATCGCTTCGGCACGGATTCCGAGCAGTTCGCGCGTAGCTGATCGGGCACCGTCGGCGACTACCAGCAGTCTGGCGCGGTACACCACGTCACCATCTGTGGTATTGACGGTAACCTCCGCCCGATCCTTGCTTACATCAACATCTGCAATGGTTGCCGGACACTGCGTCTCGACACCGGAACGTTCCATCGCCTGCCACAACATCGGGCCCAGAGCACGGTTTTCCACCACGTAGCCCAGCGCCGGCACGCCCTGTTCGTCGTGATTAATCCGCGTGGCACCAAAATGGCCGCGATCGGAAACGTGTATGCCATTGATGGGCGTTGCCGCCGCCTGCAGATCCGGCCAAAGCCCCAGCGTCTCCATGATTCGCCGGCTGCCATAGGACAATGCGGTGGAACGATCGTCGTAACTGGGTTGCCCGGCGTCGCGTGGCGGTTTGGCCTCGACCACCGTCACCTTCAGGGACAAGGGCGCCAGCGCTGTCGCCAGGCTGGCGCCGACCATGCCGCCGCCGACAATGAGAATATCGGTGTCGTGCGCGCTCATCGCCGTCGCTGGTTCTGCGCAGCCAGGGCTTCAACTTCGTCGGGATCCGACGGCACGCCACTGCTGAGTACGTCAGGGCCTTTCTTTGTCACCAGCACATCGTCTTCGATGCGCACGCCGATGCCCTGGTAGCGCTTTGGTACACCCTTTGTGCCCGGCGCGATGTAGATACCCGGTTCCACTGTCATCACCATGCCCGGCTCCAGCAGCCGCCACTGCTCGTCAACCTTGTAGTCACCGACGTCATGCACGTCCATGCCAATCCAGTGGCCGGTGCGGTGAAAAAAGAACTTTTTATAGGCGCCATCTTTTACCAGCTTAGCCGGCGTGCCCTTCAGCAATCCGATTTTAAGCAACCCGCGGGTAATGGTTTTGACCGCCGCCTCGTGCGGGTCGTTCCAGTGATTGCCGGCCCGCACCTGCTCGATAGCCGCCTGCTGGGCGTCCAGCACGATCTGGTAGATCTCGCGCTGTGGTTTGGTGAAGCTGCCGTTAACGGGCCAGCTGCGGGTGATGTCCGACGCGTAGTAGTCGTATTCGCAGCCGGCATCGACCAGCAGCATCTCACCGTCTTCCATCTTCTTGTTGTTGGCGCGGTAATGCAGGACACAGGCATTGGCACCGCTGCCAACGATCGGCGGATAGGAACACACTGCGCCGTTGCGGCGAAACTCGTGCAGGTACTCCGCTTCAATGCTGTACTCGTATAGTCCCGGCCGGGTGGCCTGCATGGCGCGCTTGTGAGCGGCAGCGGCAATTTTTGCCGCCTTGCGCATTGCGGCGATCTCGGCACGGCTCTTGTACAGCCGCAATTCGTGCAGGTGGTGTTCCAATGCGATCAGCTCTTCCGGCGCATGGCCGCCACGCTGGCCACTGGCACGCAGCTGGTTGATCCAGCCAATCAGCTTCTGGTCGAAATCCGGATGCGCGCCCATCGTGTAGTAGACCCGCTCGCACTTCTCCAGCATGCCGACCAGGATGTCGTCGATATCGGTAATCGGGTAGGCGTCGTCAGCCCCGTAAGCCTCCACCGCGCCCTCCGGACCGGCGCGGTCGCCATCCCAGGCCTCCTTCTCCGGATCACGCTCACGACAGAACAGCACGTATTCCGGGTCGTTTCCGGGCATCAGCACCGCCACGGCTTCGGTTTCAGCAAAACCGCTCAGGTAATAGAAGTCGCTGTCCGGGCGGTAGTCATGCTCGACGTCGCGATTACGCAGGCGAACCGGTGCTGCCGGCAGTATCGCAATCGCGCCCTCACCCATCATGTGCATGAGCTGCTTGCGCCGCCTGGGAAACTCTTTACCGTTCATTTCGGCTTAACCGCGAGCTCTTCATACACCAGCTGCGCACCGACCCGCACGTATTCACACAGCTCGGTATAACTCTGCTCATCCTCTTCGGCGGCTTCACCGTGGTGCTGCGCCTCGGTCAGACGGGATAAATCGCTGATGACCTCACCAACATCACCAGGCAGCGCTTCGCCTGCCTTGATGCCACCAACCGTCAGCCCGTAAAGAAATCCCTGGCACCAATGCGCGAGCGAATCGGCGCGGGCAGACAGTTGGTCATTGTCATCCGGCAACAACAAGTCGAATGCCATCGCGCCACCGGACAGGTCGGCGACCAGCTCATCCCGCAGCCGCTCCAGCACTTCGCGGCAATTGTCAAGGCTGTCGCCGCCGCCAGTAATCTGCGCCATCCACTCGTTTCCCTGTACCGGCCCGACACAGATCAGGCCCGCCAGGGTGGCATGACACTCTGCAGCATCAGACTGGCAACCGGCGCTCGCAAGCGCCTGACTCAATTCATCGAATGTAATGGTGGACACAACTTGGACACATCCCAGACGGCGCAGGAATGCTAACACCGGGCGCGGCCGGCACCTAGCTCGATATTGACCGTCCTACGCGGCCGCCCCTATATTTAGCCCACTATGTCAGAACCAACTCCCCGCGAAGAACTCGAAGCCGACCTGAAACGGCTGGAAAAAAACCTGTCCGAACTGCTGGCGAGCCACAATCACCTGCGTGAAGAAAATCGCTCGCTGCGGCAACGGCAGGATGCACTCATTGCCGAGCGCGCCAACCTGCTGCAGAAAAACGAGCAGGTACGTTCCCGCGTCGAGGCAATGGTCGGTCGTCTCAAATCAATGGAGCATGCATCGTGAGCGATGGCATTTCACGGATCAGCGTGCGCATCCTGGAAAAGGAATACCAGGTCGCGTGCCCGGCAAGTGAGCGCGACGACCTGCTGCGCTCAGCCGAAATGCTCAACCGCAAGATGCGCGAGATTCGCGATAGCGGGAAAGTCATCGGCCTGGACCGCATCGCCGTCATGGCGGCATTGAATATCACCAACGAGCTGCTGCAGGCTGAATCGAGCGACGACAAGATCGATACCAAGCTGCGCGGCCGCGTTCGTGATCTTTGCGAGCTCATCGAATCGACCAGCGGCAACGGCACCCAGCAGCTGGAACTGTAAGTTCCCAATATTTGGCAATTTTTGTGAGCTACATCACATTGCCGTAGCTGCCGCCAGGCCATACACTATGGGTGGCGCCAGCTGCAGTGTTCGAGGCGGGCCGGGAATCCTCTCGACCCTAATTACTCACCTCGGGGTCGAACTCTGTCGGTACCGTTGTGCAGATCCGGTTAGCCCGGGAAGCCTGAGGTACCACGGTAGACCCCACCTATTGCTCTGGCTCGAGAGCAATGGCTCAAGACGGCACATGCGGCGGCGCCATTTTCTTTTCCCGCATCCAACCGGTTCAGTTCCATGACCGCTGCAAACGGACGTCGCCAGCAACTGCGCGAGCGCCTGCGCCAGGAGCGACGCGGACTGGCCAGCAACACCCGCACATGGGCAGCTGCCGAAATGTGTCGCCGCGTGACAGAGCTGGAACAGTTTGCTGCCGCCAAAAACATCGCTGCCTACTTTCCGTTCGACGGCGAAATTGATACCGCGCCACTTATCGCTGCCGCGGGCGCTGCCGGCAAGACCGTTTACCTGCCGGTGGTAAAGCCCGGCGCTACACTCGTTTTCGCCCCGTGCACAAACGACACTGCGTTGACACCAAACCGGTACGGCATCGCGGAACCGGTTTGCCCTGGCAACGAACAGGTCGCGGCCGACCAGCTGGCGCTGATTCTGCTGCCCCTGGTCGCGTTCGATTACTCCCTGCACCGGCTGGGAATGGGTGCAGGCTATTATGACCGGACGCTGGCGCCATTATGTGACCGGCCGATACGCCCTTATTTGCTGGGTATCGGCTATGACCTGCAATGTGTGGACACTGTTTTCCCGCAGGGCTGGGATGTTGCTGCGGATGCAGTCATCACCGAGGCCTGCACGTATACCAATAGAGACGGGCAACAATGAAATACTGGCTTTTGAAATCTGAACCAGGCAGCTACAGCATTGACGATCTTGCAGCCGAAAAAAACAAGACTGCATGCTGGGACGGAGTGCGCAATTACCAGGCGCGCAACATGATGCAGGAAATGAAGAAAGGTGATTTGTGTTTTTTCTATCATTCCAGCTGCCCCGAACCAGGAATAGTCGGAATAGTAAAAGTGGTTCGTGAAGCGTATCCGGATCACACAGCATTCGATCCGGAAGACCATCACTACGATCCAAAGAGCGATCCTGACGACCCACGATGGTTCATGGTAGACGTGCGCATCGTGCGCAAATTTGCGCAGATTATCGGCTTGCGAGAACTACGCGAACATGCTGATGGAGCACTGTCCGACATGGTCATTCTGCGTCGTGGCAACCGCCTATCTGTGACGCCGGTCACGAAAAAACAATGGAACTTCATTACCTCGATGCAATAACTGTTGTACACGAGATACCGTTATTTACAGTGTTTTCTTACACGAGAGCCAATTTATCCGCACACGATGCCCGCTCTCGCTAGCTG
This Gammaproteobacteria bacterium DNA region includes the following protein-coding sequences:
- a CDS encoding UbiH/UbiF/VisC/COQ6 family ubiquinone biosynthesis hydroxylase, which encodes MSDYDIIISGAGMVGSAAAVAFGQRGLRVAIIEARMPGGDLNDGHIDLRVSAVSRASQALLQRLGAWERIDAGTISPYREMRVWDSVVPPESADVVHFDAAEIGEPELGFIIENRRIQQALHRCLDSLSSVVLFTPCRVESIDQRDDGIAVRLDDGRRVSARLLIGADGARSHTRELAGIDTRGWSYEQKAVVTHITTSNEHRETAYQRFLADGPIALLPLYDGRSSIVWSTTPEHADHLLTLEQEPFNRAVEDATDAVLGMVTLSDRRAAFPLQLLHSVDYVRPNIVLVGDAAHAVHPLAGQGVNLGFADVAKLSDVARDVAAAELGDLSVLRRYERERKSENLLMMGSLDALNRLFRAEQPLVGRARQVGMSLFNRLTPLKQAVIRRAMGR
- the gcvT gene encoding glycine cleavage system aminomethyltransferase GcvT — translated: MAQRTPLYEQHKAAGGRMVDFAGWDMPVHYGSQIDEHHAVRRAAGMFDVSHMTVVDLHGERVREFLRYLLANDVAKLKTPGRALYTCMLNESGGVLDDLIVYYLDESFFRAVVNAATRDKDLAWITLQAEEFGVAVKERDDLAMIAVQGPQARELAAGCLAEAGREQALGLKPFNAVAIGDYFVARTGYTGEDGFEIILPGDTAAALWQMLADAGVAPCGLGARDTLRLEAGMNLYGQDMDESTTPLVSALGWTVAWEPEDRDFIGRAALEQQKAAGVEQKLVGLVLLGRGVLRAHQKIVTAAGEGETTSGTYSPTMEKSVGLARVPKATGESCEVEIRGRRLPVRVVRPPFVRMGQIKVNVE
- a CDS encoding TIGR02449 family protein, with protein sequence MSEPTPREELEADLKRLEKNLSELLASHNHLREENRSLRQRQDALIAERANLLQKNEQVRSRVEAMVGRLKSMEHAS
- the pepP gene encoding Xaa-Pro aminopeptidase, with the protein product MNGKEFPRRRKQLMHMMGEGAIAILPAAPVRLRNRDVEHDYRPDSDFYYLSGFAETEAVAVLMPGNDPEYVLFCRERDPEKEAWDGDRAGPEGAVEAYGADDAYPITDIDDILVGMLEKCERVYYTMGAHPDFDQKLIGWINQLRASGQRGGHAPEELIALEHHLHELRLYKSRAEIAAMRKAAKIAAAAHKRAMQATRPGLYEYSIEAEYLHEFRRNGAVCSYPPIVGSGANACVLHYRANNKKMEDGEMLLVDAGCEYDYYASDITRSWPVNGSFTKPQREIYQIVLDAQQAAIEQVRAGNHWNDPHEAAVKTITRGLLKIGLLKGTPAKLVKDGAYKKFFFHRTGHWIGMDVHDVGDYKVDEQWRLLEPGMVMTVEPGIYIAPGTKGVPKRYQGIGVRIEDDVLVTKKGPDVLSSGVPSDPDEVEALAAQNQRRR
- a CDS encoding EVE domain-containing protein, whose product is MKYWLLKSEPGSYSIDDLAAEKNKTACWDGVRNYQARNMMQEMKKGDLCFFYHSSCPEPGIVGIVKVVREAYPDHTAFDPEDHHYDPKSDPDDPRWFMVDVRIVRKFAQIIGLRELREHADGALSDMVILRRGNRLSVTPVTKKQWNFITSMQ
- a CDS encoding 5-formyltetrahydrofolate cyclo-ligase, with protein sequence MTAANGRRQQLRERLRQERRGLASNTRTWAAAEMCRRVTELEQFAAAKNIAAYFPFDGEIDTAPLIAAAGAAGKTVYLPVVKPGATLVFAPCTNDTALTPNRYGIAEPVCPGNEQVAADQLALILLPLVAFDYSLHRLGMGAGYYDRTLAPLCDRPIRPYLLGIGYDLQCVDTVFPQGWDVAADAVITEACTYTNRDGQQ
- a CDS encoding cell division protein ZapA codes for the protein MSDGISRISVRILEKEYQVACPASERDDLLRSAEMLNRKMREIRDSGKVIGLDRIAVMAALNITNELLQAESSDDKIDTKLRGRVRDLCELIESTSGNGTQQLEL
- the gcvH gene encoding glycine cleavage system protein GcvH, whose translation is MSDIPGDLNYTESHEWIRKDESGGITVGITDHAQASLGELVFVEVPEVGSELSAGDACAVVESVKAASDVYSPVEGVVTEVNEALADQPELVNEQPYDNGWIMRLEQVNEDDLAKLLDAEAYQAAVEDE
- the ubiH gene encoding 2-octaprenyl-6-methoxyphenyl hydroxylase, translating into MSAHDTDILIVGGGMVGASLATALAPLSLKVTVVEAKPPRDAGQPSYDDRSTALSYGSRRIMETLGLWPDLQAAATPINGIHVSDRGHFGATRINHDEQGVPALGYVVENRALGPMLWQAMERSGVETQCPATIADVDVSKDRAEVTVNTTDGDVVYRARLLVVADGARSATRELLGIRAEAIHYGQTAVITNVTPEKFHEHVAYERFTDTGPLAFLPMSNGRCSVVWTLPPQQAETVLALDDAAFLLALQEAFGHRLGRLTRCGSRHSYPLFLVRAERIHGDRHVLVGNAAHGLHPVAGQGFNLGLRDVAALADVIADADDAGAAATLRGYAQWREADHSRVVSLTDGLVRLFTTEFMPVKLARGAGLVALDLLGAPRKAFARQTMGLRGKLPRLARGVRLR
- a CDS encoding 4a-hydroxytetrahydrobiopterin dehydratase, with amino-acid sequence MTELTEMHCKPCEGGVEPMSATEALEWLPKLAEGWSIDETGREIRKDFGFTGFYKTMAFVNAVAWIANTQGHHPDLEVGYRHCLVRYTTHAIDGLSENDFICAARIDAL
- a CDS encoding UPF0149 family protein; its protein translation is MSTITFDELSQALASAGCQSDAAECHATLAGLICVGPVQGNEWMAQITGGGDSLDNCREVLERLRDELVADLSGGAMAFDLLLPDDNDQLSARADSLAHWCQGFLYGLTVGGIKAGEALPGDVGEVISDLSRLTEAQHHGEAAEEDEQSYTELCEYVRVGAQLVYEELAVKPK